The Streptomyces sp. NL15-2K genome contains a region encoding:
- a CDS encoding M1 family metallopeptidase gives MHRRIIAPGALAAASLLLAIPASAASPSPGAPGIGDPYYPDYGNGGYDVSHYDLRLKYQPATDELEGTATLLARTTQDLTRFNLDFLLDVSEVRVNGAKASFTTSGEHELEITPKTPLAKDTDVTVVVRYRGVPSSKQAYGFTSWLRTPDGAVAANEPEAAWWWFPSNDHPLDKATYDVSVQVPDGSQAISNGTLQSTSSRAGWTRYSWRSNKPQATYLATLAVGKFDVTTGTTESGIPVVNAYSKDLGDNYGAARASIERTGEIADWLTEYFGPYPYNALGGYVPNTTTGYALETQTRPYYSPRQFANGSNTSVVVHELAHQWYGDLVSVAGWKDIWVNEGFARYAQWLWSEHEGEGTAQELADYVYASHPADDAFWTVKPGDPGPENQFHLAVYDRGALALQALRNEIGDEAFFALLKGWPRKYAHGNASVADFQRYAEQVSGKPLAALFDTWLFQPSKPAAPAARDASVSARALGTQGAPVQPKSWKKIAATNDVHAHEHEHEAGRGH, from the coding sequence GTGCACCGCAGAATCATCGCGCCGGGCGCACTGGCTGCGGCATCCCTGTTACTGGCGATCCCCGCATCGGCCGCGAGCCCCTCTCCGGGGGCGCCGGGCATCGGCGACCCCTACTACCCGGACTACGGCAACGGCGGATACGACGTCTCCCATTACGACCTCAGGCTGAAGTACCAGCCGGCCACGGACGAACTGGAGGGCACGGCGACCCTCCTGGCCCGCACCACGCAGGATCTGACGCGGTTCAATCTGGACTTTCTGCTGGACGTGAGCGAGGTGCGGGTGAACGGCGCCAAGGCGTCGTTCACGACCTCGGGCGAACACGAGCTGGAGATCACGCCGAAGACGCCACTGGCGAAGGACACCGACGTCACCGTCGTGGTGCGCTACCGCGGGGTGCCGTCGTCGAAGCAGGCGTACGGCTTCACCAGCTGGCTGCGCACGCCGGACGGCGCGGTCGCGGCGAACGAGCCAGAGGCGGCCTGGTGGTGGTTCCCCAGCAACGACCACCCGCTCGACAAGGCCACCTACGACGTGTCGGTCCAGGTGCCGGACGGCAGCCAGGCCATCTCCAACGGCACGCTCCAGTCGACGAGTTCGCGGGCCGGCTGGACCCGCTACAGCTGGCGGTCGAACAAGCCGCAGGCCACGTATCTGGCGACCTTGGCGGTCGGGAAGTTCGACGTGACGACCGGCACGACCGAGAGCGGCATTCCGGTCGTCAACGCCTACAGCAAGGACCTCGGCGACAACTACGGCGCGGCACGGGCCAGCATCGAGCGGACCGGGGAGATCGCCGACTGGCTGACCGAGTACTTCGGGCCGTATCCGTACAACGCGCTCGGCGGGTACGTTCCGAACACCACCACCGGGTACGCGCTGGAGACGCAGACCCGGCCCTACTACAGCCCGCGGCAGTTCGCCAACGGGTCGAACACCTCCGTGGTCGTGCACGAGCTGGCCCACCAGTGGTACGGCGATCTCGTGTCCGTCGCCGGATGGAAGGACATCTGGGTCAACGAGGGCTTCGCGCGGTACGCGCAGTGGCTGTGGTCCGAGCACGAGGGCGAGGGCACGGCACAGGAACTCGCCGACTACGTGTACGCCTCGCATCCGGCCGACGACGCGTTCTGGACGGTGAAGCCCGGTGATCCCGGGCCGGAGAACCAGTTCCATCTCGCCGTGTACGACCGGGGCGCGCTGGCTCTGCAGGCGCTGCGGAACGAGATCGGCGACGAGGCGTTCTTCGCGCTGCTGAAGGGCTGGCCGCGGAAGTACGCGCACGGCAACGCGTCGGTCGCCGACTTCCAGCGTTACGCCGAGCAGGTGTCCGGGAAGCCGCTGGCCGCGCTGTTCGACACGTGGCTGTTCCAGCCGTCGAAGCCGGCGGCGCCCGCGGCGAGGGACGCGTCGGTATCGGCTCGGGCCCTGGGGACGCAGGGGGCGCCCGTGCAGCCGAAGTCGTGGAAGAAGATCGCGGCGACGAATGACGTGCACGCGCATGAGCACGAGCACGAGGCCGGGCGCGGGCACTGA
- a CDS encoding MerR family transcriptional regulator: MTTDTDEPTLTIDELAARAGVTVRTVRFYGTKGLLPPPVIGPRRVGHYGRRHLGRLALIEELQHQGMTLAAIERYLQQLPPDLSAHDLAIHRAVVASWAPDTVETVTREELERRAGRPLADADVERLAAMNVVSRDGDALRVDAGLLRLGVELLDVPLSQETILAARTTLIEHSRTAAHELSRLLRDAVAERDPGDVKSLSAHMHPLVVQALLTTFQRSLREELREWLDGDG, encoded by the coding sequence ATGACGACCGACACCGACGAGCCGACCCTCACGATCGACGAGCTGGCCGCGCGCGCGGGTGTCACGGTCCGCACGGTCCGTTTCTACGGCACCAAGGGTCTGCTGCCCCCGCCGGTGATCGGCCCGCGGCGCGTGGGGCACTACGGCAGGCGGCACCTGGGCCGGCTGGCGCTCATCGAGGAGTTGCAGCACCAGGGCATGACGCTGGCGGCCATCGAGCGCTATCTCCAGCAGCTGCCGCCGGACCTGAGCGCGCACGACCTGGCGATCCACCGGGCGGTGGTGGCGTCCTGGGCGCCGGACACGGTGGAGACGGTGACGCGGGAGGAGCTCGAACGGCGGGCGGGCCGGCCGCTCGCCGACGCCGACGTGGAGCGGCTGGCGGCGATGAACGTCGTCAGCCGGGACGGTGACGCCCTGCGGGTCGACGCCGGACTGCTCCGGCTCGGCGTCGAGCTGCTCGACGTACCGCTGTCCCAGGAAACGATCCTCGCCGCCCGCACCACGCTCATCGAGCACTCCCGCACGGCCGCGCACGAGCTGTCGCGGCTGCTGCGCGACGCGGTCGCCGAACGGGACCCGGGAGACGTGAAGTCCCTGTCCGCCCATATGCATCCGCTCGTGGTGCAGGCCCTGCTCACGACCTTTCAGCGGTCGCTGAGGGAGGAGCTGCGGGAGTGGCTCGACGGTGACGGGTGA
- a CDS encoding arginase family protein, whose amino-acid sequence MRNVAIIEAPSVLGLRPSGVEELPEALLGAGLDTGLGAVRAGRVEPPAYDPARDPDTGVLNPAGIAAYSVALADAVGDVLDHGRFPVVLGGDCSILLGNLLALRRRGRHGLLFLDGHTDFYQPAAEPVGEVASMELALATGHGPTALADLERRGPLVRDEDVVAFGFRDAEESTAAGMQPLPAELSTMDLHEVRALGAARAADSAVGLLGDGVSAGYWIHLDADVLDDDLMPAVDHRQPGGLTWQELESVLGRALSVPAAVGFDVTIFNPRLDPDGSIAARLTECLVRAFENRV is encoded by the coding sequence GTGCGGAACGTGGCGATCATCGAGGCTCCGTCCGTGCTGGGACTGCGGCCGTCCGGGGTCGAGGAGCTGCCGGAGGCGCTGCTGGGCGCCGGTCTGGACACCGGCCTCGGGGCGGTGCGGGCGGGCCGGGTGGAGCCGCCCGCCTACGACCCGGCGCGTGACCCCGACACCGGGGTCCTCAACCCGGCGGGCATCGCGGCGTACTCCGTCGCGCTGGCCGACGCCGTGGGCGATGTGCTGGACCATGGCCGGTTCCCTGTGGTCCTCGGCGGCGACTGCAGCATCCTGCTCGGCAATCTGCTCGCGCTGCGCCGCCGGGGCCGTCACGGTCTGCTCTTCCTCGACGGCCACACCGATTTCTACCAGCCTGCGGCGGAACCGGTCGGCGAGGTGGCCTCCATGGAGCTCGCCCTGGCCACGGGTCACGGGCCCACCGCCCTGGCCGACCTGGAGCGCCGGGGGCCGCTGGTGCGGGACGAGGACGTGGTCGCCTTCGGCTTCCGGGACGCGGAGGAGTCCACGGCGGCCGGGATGCAGCCGTTGCCGGCCGAGTTGTCCACGATGGACCTCCACGAGGTGCGCGCCCTCGGGGCGGCCCGGGCCGCGGACAGCGCGGTCGGCCTGCTCGGCGACGGCGTCAGCGCCGGGTACTGGATCCACCTCGATGCCGACGTGCTGGACGACGACCTCATGCCGGCGGTCGACCACCGGCAGCCCGGCGGACTGACCTGGCAGGAGCTGGAGAGTGTGCTGGGCAGGGCGTTGTCCGTCCCGGCAGCGGTCGGCTTCGATGTCACCATCTTCAACCCCCGTCTGGACCCGGACGGGAGCATCGCGGCGCGCCTGACCGAGTGTCTTGTACGGGCGTTCGAGAACCGGGTGTGA
- a CDS encoding amino acid permease, with protein sequence MSKDAVQSASAALALAYLVCGVFAFFVVRALGELVLYRPSSGSFVSYAREFLGEKGAYAAGWMYFLNWSTTGIADITAIALYTHYWSLFTDIPQWVLALIALAVVLAVNLISVKIFGEMEFWFAIIKVATLVGFMLIGIFLLATQAEVGGQTPGLSVITDNGGVFPHGLMPVVLVMQGVIFAYAALELVGVAAGETAEPEKVVPRAVNSIMWRVGLFYVGSVVLLALLLPGSVYSADESPFVTVLSKIGVPAAGDVMNLVVLTAAMSSLNSGLYSTGRILRSMAMAGSAPKFTARMNRSQVPYGGILLTCAVCVLGVGLNFLMPSQAFEIVLNVASLGIISTWVIIMICHLVFVRRAKAGLVARPSFRLPGSPVTELTTIAFLLAVLGLMWNDPEVGRKTLLLVPVIALMLIGGWFGIRRRVARAAAQELTDLAK encoded by the coding sequence GTGAGCAAGGACGCCGTCCAATCGGCATCGGCCGCGCTGGCGCTCGCCTACCTCGTCTGCGGAGTCTTCGCCTTCTTCGTGGTCCGGGCCCTCGGCGAGCTGGTCCTGTACCGGCCGTCGTCGGGCTCCTTCGTGTCGTACGCGCGCGAGTTCCTCGGTGAGAAGGGCGCGTATGCCGCGGGCTGGATGTACTTCCTGAACTGGTCGACGACCGGCATCGCCGACATCACCGCGATCGCCCTCTACACGCACTACTGGAGTCTGTTCACCGACATCCCGCAGTGGGTGCTCGCCCTGATCGCCCTGGCGGTGGTCCTGGCCGTGAACCTGATCTCGGTGAAGATCTTCGGAGAGATGGAGTTCTGGTTCGCGATCATCAAGGTCGCCACGCTCGTCGGCTTCATGCTGATCGGCATCTTCCTGCTGGCCACGCAAGCCGAGGTGGGCGGCCAGACTCCGGGCCTGAGCGTGATCACCGACAACGGCGGCGTCTTCCCGCACGGCCTGATGCCCGTCGTGCTCGTCATGCAGGGCGTGATCTTCGCGTACGCCGCTCTGGAGCTGGTCGGCGTCGCCGCCGGTGAGACCGCCGAGCCGGAGAAGGTCGTCCCGCGCGCGGTGAACTCGATCATGTGGCGCGTCGGGCTCTTCTACGTCGGCTCGGTCGTCCTGCTCGCTCTGCTGCTGCCCGGCTCGGTCTACTCGGCCGACGAGAGCCCCTTCGTGACGGTCCTGTCGAAGATCGGCGTCCCGGCGGCGGGCGACGTGATGAACCTGGTGGTCCTGACGGCCGCGATGTCGTCGCTGAACTCGGGGCTGTACTCCACCGGCCGGATTCTGCGCTCCATGGCGATGGCGGGATCGGCGCCGAAGTTCACCGCCCGCATGAACCGCAGCCAGGTCCCCTACGGCGGCATCCTGCTCACCTGCGCGGTGTGCGTGCTCGGCGTGGGTCTGAACTTCCTGATGCCGAGCCAGGCCTTCGAAATCGTGCTGAACGTCGCCTCTCTCGGCATCATCAGCACCTGGGTGATCATCATGATCTGCCACCTGGTCTTCGTCCGCCGCGCCAAGGCGGGCCTGGTGGCCCGGCCCTCCTTCCGCCTTCCTGGCAGCCCGGTCACGGAGCTCACCACGATCGCCTTCCTGCTCGCCGTCCTCGGCCTGATGTGGAACGACCCCGAGGTCGGCCGCAAGACGCTCCTGCTGGTCCCCGTGATCGCGCTGATGCTGATCGGCGGTTGGTTCGGGATCCGGCGGCGGGTCGCGCGCGCCGCGGCCCAGGAGCTGACGGACCTGGCGAAGTAG
- a CDS encoding macro domain-containing protein: MREIRYVRGDATVPSVKGVKLIAHVCNDIGGWGKGFVLAISRRWPEPEAAYRAWHRDRAANDFGLGAVQFVQVGRYAWVANMVGQRGIGTSSKGVPVRYEAIDAALGRLAGKAEELGASVHMPRIGCGLAGGKWSRVEPLITERLVQRGIAVTVYDHGD, from the coding sequence ATCAGGGAGATCAGATATGTCCGGGGCGACGCCACCGTTCCGTCGGTCAAGGGCGTCAAGCTGATCGCCCATGTCTGCAACGACATCGGCGGCTGGGGGAAGGGCTTCGTCCTGGCCATATCCCGCCGCTGGCCCGAGCCGGAGGCGGCCTACCGGGCCTGGCACCGCGACCGCGCGGCGAACGACTTCGGGCTGGGCGCGGTTCAGTTCGTCCAAGTCGGGCGGTACGCGTGGGTGGCCAACATGGTCGGTCAGCGAGGTATCGGCACCAGCAGCAAGGGCGTCCCCGTCCGCTACGAGGCGATCGACGCGGCGCTGGGACGGCTGGCCGGCAAGGCCGAGGAACTCGGCGCCTCCGTCCACATGCCCCGCATAGGGTGCGGCCTGGCGGGCGGCAAGTGGTCCCGCGTCGAGCCGTTGATCACCGAACGGCTGGTGCAGCGGGGGATCGCCGTGACGGTGTACGACCACGGGGACTGA